A region from the Benincasa hispida cultivar B227 chromosome 10, ASM972705v1, whole genome shotgun sequence genome encodes:
- the LOC120089100 gene encoding uncharacterized protein LOC120089100, translating into MAVARYEIEKFTGNGDFQLWMNRIQEALAFQKALRAIEDPKTSPTAITDEKKQNMEEVAYEALILNISNSVLRQVISENTTYEVWEKLKKLYLKKDVPNKRYVREKLFSFKMNALKSLDANLDKFKKLAIEFAQMGISLGEDDETTIVIYSLHESYKDVKATLKYGRGFNFY; encoded by the coding sequence ATGGCAGTAGCTCGGTATGAGATAGAAAAATTCACAGGGAATGGGGATTTTCAACTCTGGATGAATAGAATTCAAGAAGCCCTGGCTTTTCAAAAGGCTTTAAGAGCAATTGAGGATCCTAAAACTTCGCCTACAGCTATCACTGATGAAAAAAAGCAGAATATGGAAGAAGTAGCTTATGAAGCACTgatcttgaacatttcaaatagtGTTCTTAGGCAAGTTATTAGTGAAAATACAACTTATGAAGTTTGGGAGAAGTTGAAGAAGCTCTACCTGAAGAAGGATGTACCTAACAAGCGCTATGTTAGAGAGAAGTTGTTTTCTTTCAAGATGAATGCTTTGAAATCCTTAGATGCCAATCTTGATAAGTTCAAGAAACTCGCCATTGAGTTTGCTCAAATGGGGATAAGCTTGGGGGAGGATGATGAGACAACCATCGTGATATACTCTCTCCATGAGAGTTACAAAGATGTGAAGGCAACTTTGAAGTATGGCAGgggattcaatttttattga